In Caproiciproducens sp. NJN-50, the following are encoded in one genomic region:
- a CDS encoding MATE family efflux transporter, which yields MNNQYEERLGTGRMLPLIFQMALPSVVAQLINLLYGIVDRIYIGHIPAAGTDALAGVGVTNSVIILISAFSQIVAGGGAPLASIALGKGDRERAEKILGNGFVMLLAFTAITVSLSYLFMEPVLRLTGASDRTIGYATEYLSVYLTGTLFVQITIGLNNFISCQGRPGVAMWSVLIGAILNITLDPVFIFVLNMGVAGAAVATVISQFCSAVWVTSFLFSKRASLRIRPKYLKPDRKVIRSVFSLGVSPFIMASTESLIGFVLNGSLANFGDIYVSALTVMQSAMQIVSVPLTGFAQGVIPVISFNYGHGNPKRVKAGFKILLATMFSCNFALILLMILFPSAIARLFTDDAALIGVVAKVMPVFLAGMSILGLQRACQNMFVALDQAKISVFIALLRKVILLIPLALILPHYMGVMGVYSAEAIADATAAILCTVIFSVEFPKILASMTA from the coding sequence TTGAATAACCAATATGAGGAACGACTTGGCACGGGCCGCATGCTGCCGCTGATTTTTCAAATGGCACTGCCGTCCGTTGTGGCTCAGCTGATCAATCTGCTGTACGGCATTGTTGACCGTATCTATATTGGCCATATCCCCGCGGCCGGGACGGATGCTCTGGCGGGCGTCGGCGTTACCAATTCCGTTATCATTCTGATTTCCGCGTTTTCTCAGATCGTTGCCGGCGGCGGGGCGCCGCTTGCTTCGATTGCGCTCGGGAAAGGGGACCGTGAGCGCGCCGAAAAGATTCTTGGGAACGGCTTTGTCATGCTGCTGGCTTTCACGGCGATAACGGTGTCGCTGTCCTATCTTTTCATGGAACCGGTCCTGCGCCTGACCGGCGCGTCGGACCGTACGATCGGATACGCGACGGAATACCTTTCCGTTTATCTGACCGGCACCCTGTTCGTGCAGATCACGATCGGCCTGAACAATTTTATCAGCTGCCAGGGAAGGCCGGGCGTTGCGATGTGGTCCGTGCTGATCGGCGCGATTCTGAACATCACGCTGGACCCGGTGTTTATTTTCGTATTGAATATGGGGGTGGCGGGCGCTGCGGTTGCAACGGTGATCTCTCAGTTCTGCAGCGCGGTGTGGGTGACCTCATTCCTGTTTTCCAAACGTGCTTCCCTGCGGATCCGGCCGAAATATTTAAAGCCGGACCGAAAGGTGATCCGCTCGGTGTTTTCGCTCGGCGTCTCCCCGTTCATCATGGCAAGCACGGAAAGCCTGATCGGATTTGTACTGAACGGCAGCCTTGCGAATTTTGGCGACATTTATGTCAGCGCGCTGACCGTCATGCAGAGCGCCATGCAGATTGTCAGCGTGCCGCTGACAGGGTTTGCGCAGGGCGTCATTCCGGTTATCAGTTTTAATTACGGCCACGGGAATCCGAAGCGGGTGAAGGCGGGTTTCAAGATTTTGCTGGCCACCATGTTCTCCTGCAACTTTGCACTGATCCTTTTGATGATTCTATTTCCGTCCGCGATCGCGAGGCTGTTTACCGACGACGCGGCGCTGATCGGCGTTGTTGCGAAAGTCATGCCGGTATTCCTCGCCGGAATGAGCATTCTCGGCCTGCAGCGCGCCTGCCAGAATATGTTCGTCGCGCTGGACCAGGCGAAAATTTCCGTCTTTATCGCGCTGCTGCGAAAAGTCATTCTGCTGATTCCGCTTGCGCTGATCCTGCCGCATTACATGGGCGTTATGGGCGTCTATTCCGCGGAAGCGATCGCGGACGCTACGGCGGCGATCCTCTGCACCGTGATCTTTTCAGTGGAATTTCCAAAAATTCTGGCGTCAATGACAGCCTGA
- a CDS encoding GNAT family N-acetyltransferase — MEILIRKYEKSDVSKMVKIWNQVVNDGVAFPQIEPLDAEDGEKFFKAQSYCGVAEDPDAREVIGLYILHPNNIGRCGHIANASYAVGRDARGRHVGEKLVIDSMKQGSGLGFRILQFNAVVQSNVNARHLYEKLGFHQLGLLPKGFLMKDRTYEDIVLYYHEL, encoded by the coding sequence ATGGAAATATTGATTCGAAAATACGAAAAGAGCGATGTATCGAAGATGGTGAAAATCTGGAATCAGGTTGTCAATGACGGCGTCGCCTTTCCTCAGATCGAACCTCTGGATGCGGAAGACGGCGAAAAGTTTTTTAAAGCGCAGTCTTACTGCGGCGTTGCGGAAGATCCGGACGCCCGGGAGGTGATCGGATTGTACATCCTGCATCCCAACAACATAGGAAGATGCGGACATATCGCAAACGCAAGCTATGCTGTCGGTCGTGACGCCAGGGGCCGCCATGTGGGTGAAAAGCTTGTGATTGACAGCATGAAGCAGGGGAGCGGACTTGGATTCAGAATATTGCAGTTCAATGCCGTGGTTCAGTCGAACGTCAATGCCAGGCATCTTTACGAAAAATTGGGGTTTCATCAACTGGGCTTGCTGCCCAAGGGGTTTCTGATGAAGGACCGCACCTATGAGGACATTGTCCTTTATTACCATGAGCTGTAG
- a CDS encoding MarR family winged helix-turn-helix transcriptional regulator, whose translation MRKIRIGMELRSLNNLIRRYFEFSSHKKEIETVTGNNGWIIGFLSENEGREIYQKDLEDRFTITRSTASKVLSLMERKNLIQRQAVTQDARLKKIVLTEKARKIAGLMCKDAERMERTLLRGFTQEETKMLYSYLERMKKNISNTRKDR comes from the coding sequence ATGAGAAAAATAAGAATCGGAATGGAACTTCGGTCGCTGAACAATCTGATCCGGCGCTATTTTGAGTTTTCCTCCCATAAAAAAGAAATTGAAACCGTTACCGGCAACAACGGATGGATCATCGGCTTCCTGTCAGAGAATGAGGGCAGGGAGATCTACCAGAAGGATTTGGAGGACCGTTTCACCATAACCCGGTCGACGGCTTCGAAGGTACTCAGCCTGATGGAGCGGAAAAACCTGATCCAGCGGCAGGCAGTCACCCAGGACGCGCGCCTGAAAAAGATTGTTCTCACGGAGAAAGCAAGGAAGATCGCAGGGCTTATGTGCAAAGATGCGGAAAGGATGGAACGGACGCTGCTGCGGGGATTCACCCAGGAAGAAACGAAAATGCTGTACTCTTATCTTGAAAGAATGAAAAAAAACATATCGAATACCAGGAAGGACCGCTAA
- a CDS encoding ABC transporter ATP-binding protein, which yields MIKKLLSSVGEYKKDTILAPVYVTFESILEIVIPTLMAYLIDNGISKNNMSYVLWMGLVLAAAAMLSLLTGFLAGRSAAIASAGFAKNLRGDMFHNVQEFSFSNIDKFSTASIITRLTTDVTNVQMAYQMLIRLAVRAPMVIAFSLIFSFRIDVHLSLIFLATIPVLGFGLWLIMSHVHPIFVRVFNTYDRLNSVVQENLLGIRVVKSYIREEHEEEKFAGISQSIFQDFTKAEKRLAFNMPLMQFCLYVSMLLLSWFGAREIVACGNNPVQGLSTGELTSLVTYAMQILMSLMMLSMVFVMIIISRASAERIVGILSEESDLKNGENPVREVKDGSVAFQNVTFSYARKADKPVLDGISLSIASGETVGILGGTGSSKSSLVQLIPRLYDATGGKVTVGGVDVRDYDLKALRNQVAMVLQKNVLFSGTVKDNLRWGNESATDEEMVHACRLAQADGFIREFPDGYDTYIEEGGTNVSGGQKQRLCIARALLKKPKILILDDSTSAVDTKTDGLIRQAFREEIANTTKIIIAQRVSSVQDADKIIVLDDGRIDAAGTHEELLKTCEIYREVYESQNQGGVLDE from the coding sequence ATGATAAAAAAGCTTTTATCCAGCGTGGGGGAATACAAAAAGGACACGATCCTCGCGCCGGTTTATGTTACGTTTGAATCCATTTTAGAAATCGTGATTCCCACCTTGATGGCGTATCTGATCGACAACGGAATCAGCAAAAACAATATGTCCTATGTCCTCTGGATGGGGTTGGTGCTGGCGGCCGCCGCGATGCTCTCGCTGCTGACCGGATTTCTTGCGGGCCGCAGCGCGGCGATCGCCTCCGCGGGCTTCGCGAAGAATCTGCGCGGGGATATGTTCCACAACGTTCAGGAATTTTCATTTTCCAACATCGACAAATTTTCGACCGCCAGCATTATCACACGCCTGACCACCGACGTCACCAACGTGCAGATGGCTTATCAGATGCTGATCCGCCTCGCGGTCCGCGCGCCGATGGTGATCGCGTTTTCCCTGATTTTCTCCTTCCGGATCGATGTCCATCTGTCCCTGATTTTTCTCGCGACCATTCCGGTGCTCGGCTTTGGCCTGTGGCTGATCATGTCGCATGTGCACCCGATTTTCGTGCGGGTGTTCAACACCTACGACAGGCTGAACAGCGTCGTGCAGGAAAATCTGCTCGGCATCCGGGTCGTCAAATCCTATATCCGCGAAGAACATGAGGAAGAGAAATTCGCCGGCATTTCACAGTCCATTTTTCAGGATTTTACAAAAGCGGAAAAGCGGCTGGCGTTCAATATGCCGCTGATGCAGTTCTGCCTTTACGTCAGCATGCTTCTTCTCTCCTGGTTCGGCGCCAGGGAGATCGTCGCCTGCGGCAACAATCCCGTTCAGGGGCTTTCGACGGGCGAGCTGACCAGCCTTGTCACCTATGCGATGCAGATTCTCATGAGCCTGATGATGCTCTCCATGGTGTTTGTCATGATTATCATTTCGCGCGCTTCGGCCGAGCGCATCGTCGGGATTTTAAGCGAGGAAAGCGACCTGAAAAACGGGGAAAACCCCGTGCGCGAGGTCAAAGACGGGTCGGTCGCCTTTCAAAACGTCACGTTTTCCTATGCGAGAAAGGCCGACAAGCCGGTCCTGGACGGGATCAGCCTTTCCATTGCGTCCGGGGAAACCGTAGGAATCCTCGGCGGCACCGGCTCTTCCAAGTCGAGCCTGGTGCAGCTCATCCCCCGGCTTTACGATGCCACGGGCGGAAAAGTGACCGTCGGCGGCGTGGACGTGCGGGACTACGACCTGAAAGCGCTCCGCAACCAGGTGGCGATGGTGCTGCAGAAGAATGTCCTTTTTTCTGGCACCGTCAAGGACAATCTGCGCTGGGGCAACGAAAGCGCGACGGATGAAGAGATGGTTCACGCCTGCAGGCTCGCTCAGGCCGACGGGTTTATCCGGGAGTTCCCGGACGGGTACGACACCTATATCGAAGAGGGCGGCACCAACGTCTCAGGCGGGCAGAAGCAGCGGCTGTGCATCGCGAGGGCGCTGCTGAAAAAGCCGAAGATCCTGATCCTCGACGACTCCACCAGCGCGGTCGACACCAAGACCGACGGGCTCATCCGCCAGGCCTTCCGGGAGGAGATCGCAAACACGACGAAGATCATCATCGCGCAGCGCGTCTCGTCCGTTCAGGACGCGGACAAGATCATCGTCCTGGACGACGGCAGAATCGACGCGGCCGGCACGCATGAAGAGCTGCTGAAAACCTGCGAAATTTACAGGGAAGTTTATGAATCCCAGAATCAGGGAGGTGTTCTCGATGAGTGA
- a CDS encoding ABC transporter ATP-binding protein — MPAENALKDQNRPPVRRFKPGTIKRLFSYMAVYRLHLIFVVVCILVSAAANAGSSLFLQTLIDRYIVPLLGRPNPVFTGLLHALAMMACIYAAGTLATLLYNRMMVVVEQGTLKKIRDEMFTHMQTLPIRYFDTHTHGDVMSRYTNDTDTLRQAISQSLPQMFSSVVSVSAAFLSMLYLSVGLTAFVAVFAVVLLKVIRAIVGRSGTYFMKQQQSLGGVNGYIEEMINGQKVIKVFCHEEKAKEEFDRKNEELCYCATQANIYGNVTMPVVGNMGYMLYVLLAIVGGAAGIAGIPNLGLTGVHALTIGTIISFLTLSRSFINPIGQISMQFNMVVMALAGASRIFELMDEESEQDSGYVTLVNARVEDDGTVAECEERTGNWAWKHPHGDGTVTYTPLRGDIRFFDVDFGYEEGKTVLHGITLYAEPGQKVAFVGATGAGKTTITNLINRFYDIADGKIRYDGININKIKKSDLRRSLGVVLQDVNLFTGTVMDNIRYGKLDATDEECIAAAKLANADGFIRMLPEGYQTVLEGDGSSLSQGQRQLISIARAAVADPPVMILDEATSSIDTRTEAIVQKGMDALMKGRTVFVIAHRLSTVQNSDVIMVLENGRIIERGSHEQLIQEKGKYYQLYTGAFELE; from the coding sequence ATGCCGGCGGAAAACGCTTTAAAAGACCAAAACAGGCCGCCGGTCCGGCGGTTCAAGCCGGGCACGATCAAACGGCTGTTTTCCTATATGGCCGTTTACAGGCTTCATCTGATTTTTGTCGTTGTCTGCATTCTGGTCAGCGCGGCCGCGAACGCGGGTTCCTCGCTGTTCCTGCAGACCCTGATCGACCGCTACATCGTTCCGCTGCTCGGGCGGCCGAATCCCGTCTTCACGGGACTTTTGCACGCGCTTGCCATGATGGCCTGCATCTACGCGGCGGGCACGCTCGCGACGCTGCTTTACAACAGGATGATGGTCGTCGTCGAGCAGGGCACGCTGAAAAAGATCCGCGACGAAATGTTCACCCACATGCAGACCCTGCCGATCCGGTACTTTGACACGCACACCCACGGCGACGTGATGAGCCGTTACACCAACGACACCGACACGCTGCGCCAGGCGATTTCCCAGAGCCTCCCGCAGATGTTTTCCTCCGTCGTTTCCGTGTCGGCCGCATTCCTCTCCATGCTTTATCTCAGCGTCGGGCTCACCGCTTTCGTCGCCGTTTTCGCCGTTGTCCTGCTGAAGGTCATCCGAGCCATCGTGGGCAGAAGCGGAACCTATTTCATGAAGCAGCAGCAGTCGCTGGGCGGCGTGAACGGCTATATTGAAGAAATGATCAACGGGCAGAAGGTCATCAAGGTCTTCTGCCACGAGGAAAAGGCCAAAGAGGAGTTCGACAGAAAGAACGAAGAGCTTTGCTATTGCGCGACCCAGGCGAACATCTACGGCAACGTCACCATGCCGGTCGTCGGCAATATGGGCTATATGCTCTACGTACTTCTCGCCATTGTCGGGGGCGCGGCGGGGATTGCGGGGATTCCGAACCTGGGCCTGACCGGAGTTCACGCGCTGACGATCGGAACGATCATCTCTTTTCTCACCCTGTCCCGCAGCTTCATCAACCCGATCGGCCAGATTTCCATGCAGTTCAACATGGTGGTCATGGCACTGGCCGGCGCTTCCAGGATTTTTGAACTGATGGATGAGGAGAGCGAGCAGGACAGCGGTTACGTCACCCTTGTCAACGCCAGAGTGGAAGACGACGGGACCGTCGCGGAGTGCGAGGAGCGCACGGGGAACTGGGCGTGGAAGCATCCTCACGGAGACGGCACGGTGACTTACACGCCGCTCCGGGGCGACATCCGCTTTTTCGACGTGGATTTCGGCTATGAAGAAGGAAAGACCGTTCTGCACGGCATCACGCTCTATGCGGAGCCCGGCCAGAAAGTGGCTTTCGTCGGAGCGACCGGCGCGGGAAAAACGACGATCACGAACCTCATCAACCGCTTTTACGACATTGCCGACGGGAAGATCCGTTACGACGGCATCAACATCAACAAGATCAAAAAATCGGACCTCCGCCGTTCGCTCGGCGTCGTCCTCCAGGACGTGAACCTGTTTACAGGGACGGTGATGGACAATATCCGTTACGGCAAGCTGGACGCGACGGACGAGGAGTGCATCGCCGCCGCGAAGCTGGCGAACGCCGACGGATTTATCCGCATGCTCCCGGAGGGGTACCAAACCGTGCTGGAGGGCGACGGAAGCAGTCTTTCCCAGGGGCAGCGGCAGCTCATTTCCATCGCCCGCGCCGCAGTGGCCGACCCGCCCGTCATGATCCTCGACGAGGCGACGTCCTCCATCGATACCAGAACCGAAGCCATCGTTCAGAAGGGAATGGACGCGCTGATGAAGGGAAGAACGGTGTTCGTCATCGCCCACCGGCTTTCCACCGTGCAGAACTCCGACGTCATCATGGTGCTGGAAAATGGACGCATCATCGAGCGCGGGAGCCATGAACAGCTCATTCAGGAAAAAGGGAAATACTATCAGCTTTACACGGGCGCCTTCGAACTGGAATAA
- a CDS encoding GNAT family N-acetyltransferase — protein sequence MFEIRKAVPEDALGITIVNVYTWKTTYTGLMPDDVIDARIAELMERTEKCRTEIEENDNFMVASVENNIIGFCRCGISRNPAYRDSGEIYAIYVLRGFQGTGAGKALFSAGVRELTAAGCSSMIVNCLQGNPSLGFYRHMGGKVVAQRRDEIKNRTITEDMIYFNLK from the coding sequence ATGTTTGAGATTCGCAAAGCAGTTCCGGAGGACGCGCTGGGAATTACGATTGTTAACGTGTATACGTGGAAAACAACCTATACGGGGCTGATGCCGGACGATGTGATCGACGCGCGGATTGCGGAGCTGATGGAAAGGACCGAAAAATGCCGGACCGAGATAGAGGAAAATGACAATTTCATGGTTGCGTCCGTTGAAAACAACATCATCGGCTTTTGCCGCTGCGGAATCTCCAGAAACCCGGCGTATCGGGATTCGGGGGAAATCTATGCCATTTATGTCCTGCGCGGTTTCCAGGGGACGGGCGCGGGAAAGGCCCTGTTTTCGGCGGGCGTGCGGGAGCTTACCGCCGCGGGGTGTTCTTCCATGATCGTCAACTGCCTTCAGGGCAATCCTTCGCTGGGCTTTTACCGGCATATGGGTGGAAAAGTCGTTGCGCAAAGACGGGATGAAATCAAGAACAGAACCATCACGGAAGATATGATCTATTTCAATCTAAAATAA
- a CDS encoding DMT family transporter: protein MTHSKAFYGNLTAILTILIWGTTFISTKILLRSFTPIEILLMRFLLGYAALWLMRPRWFSIKPLRQEILFLLAGLCGVTLYYLFENIALTYTLAANVGVIVSISPFFTALLAHFLLKGEKLRVPFLIGFLTAILGISLIDFNGGFVLKINPFGDFLALCAAAVWAAYSILMKKISNFQYPTIECTRRVFFYGILLMIPAACAFGVHVEIKEMFTRVNLFNLLFLGLGASALCFVTWNLAVNALGVVRTSIYIYLVPVITITASALILRERITWIEIVGAAFTMAGLFVSMAGSREKVPELPLNSRGTSL from the coding sequence ATGACGCATTCAAAGGCTTTTTACGGGAATCTGACGGCGATTCTTACGATTCTGATTTGGGGAACGACATTCATTTCCACCAAAATACTGCTGCGGAGCTTCACTCCGATTGAGATTCTGCTGATGCGGTTTCTTCTTGGGTACGCCGCTCTCTGGCTCATGCGTCCCCGCTGGTTCTCAATCAAGCCGCTTCGGCAGGAAATTTTGTTTCTGCTGGCGGGGCTGTGCGGGGTCACGCTCTATTACCTGTTTGAGAACATTGCATTGACGTATACGCTGGCGGCGAACGTCGGTGTGATCGTTTCGATCTCTCCCTTTTTTACCGCCCTGCTCGCTCATTTTTTATTAAAAGGCGAAAAGCTGAGAGTCCCCTTTCTGATCGGTTTTCTGACGGCGATCCTTGGAATTTCGCTGATCGATTTCAATGGGGGTTTCGTTTTAAAAATAAATCCGTTCGGGGATTTCTTGGCGTTATGTGCGGCGGCCGTCTGGGCGGCCTATTCGATTTTGATGAAAAAAATCAGCAATTTTCAGTATCCGACCATCGAATGCACGCGCAGGGTGTTTTTTTACGGGATCCTTTTGATGATTCCTGCAGCCTGCGCTTTTGGAGTCCATGTTGAGATCAAAGAAATGTTCACCCGGGTCAATCTGTTCAATCTTCTGTTCCTGGGCCTGGGGGCTTCGGCCCTCTGCTTTGTGACATGGAATCTGGCCGTCAACGCCCTGGGCGTCGTGAGGACCAGCATCTATATTTATCTGGTGCCGGTGATTACGATTACCGCGTCGGCCCTGATCCTTCGGGAACGGATCACCTGGATCGAAATCGTGGGAGCGGCGTTTACCATGGCCGGCCTCTTCGTTTCCATGGCGGGATCGAGGGAGAAGGTTCCGGAGCTTCCGCTGAATTCCAGAGGGACCTCCCTGTAG
- a CDS encoding prolyl-tRNA synthetase associated domain-containing protein translates to MSDIHIDPRVYHEKPANVRLPKEMAVYELLDRLEIPYARLDHDAVGHVESCGEIGRILGVEICKNLFLCNRQKTEFYLLMMPGRKEFHTKVLSQQTGSSRLSFAGEEFMQEYLNVTPGSVSVMGLMNDRENRVRLLMDRDVAESEFIGCHPCINTSSLKIKTKDLFIKFFPFSGHEPTIVTL, encoded by the coding sequence ATGAGCGACATTCATATCGATCCAAGAGTATATCACGAGAAGCCGGCAAACGTCCGCCTTCCGAAGGAAATGGCTGTCTATGAGCTGCTGGACAGGCTTGAAATCCCCTATGCGCGCCTGGATCATGACGCGGTGGGGCATGTGGAATCCTGCGGGGAGATCGGCAGGATTCTGGGAGTCGAAATCTGCAAAAACCTGTTTCTGTGCAACCGTCAGAAAACGGAGTTCTATCTTCTGATGATGCCGGGCAGAAAGGAGTTTCATACGAAGGTTCTTTCCCAGCAGACCGGCAGTTCCCGCCTTTCCTTCGCGGGGGAGGAGTTTATGCAAGAATACTTGAACGTCACTCCCGGTTCCGTCAGCGTCATGGGTCTGATGAACGACCGGGAGAACCGGGTCAGGCTGCTGATGGACCGCGACGTTGCGGAATCGGAATTCATCGGGTGCCACCCCTGCATTAATACGTCCAGCCTGAAGATCAAAACAAAGGACCTATTTATAAAATTTTTCCCCTTTTCAGGCCATGAGCCGACGATTGTGACACTTTAG
- a CDS encoding GNAT family N-acetyltransferase, producing the protein MLNLEKAEEKISEELSGLACDSEAYWGYDKNYMDQFRRYYNVTADFIRSNPVRVLKEGDRTVGFFGLQSNESNWQLEFFYVCAASIGKGYGRNLWNELLAFCREERIGRFEFVTSPQAVPFYEKMGARVVGEEASLLKKGRTIPKLLYSLEE; encoded by the coding sequence ATGTTGAACTTAGAGAAAGCGGAAGAAAAAATCTCAGAAGAACTGTCCGGACTGGCCTGTGATTCCGAAGCGTACTGGGGCTATGACAAGAATTATATGGATCAGTTCAGAAGATATTATAACGTCACGGCGGATTTTATCCGGTCCAATCCGGTCCGTGTTTTAAAAGAGGGAGACCGAACCGTCGGATTTTTCGGGCTCCAGAGCAACGAATCGAACTGGCAGCTTGAATTTTTCTACGTTTGTGCCGCTTCCATTGGAAAGGGATACGGGCGGAACTTGTGGAATGAACTGCTTGCTTTTTGCAGGGAAGAAAGGATCGGCCGGTTCGAGTTCGTAACCAGCCCGCAGGCGGTGCCGTTCTATGAGAAGATGGGCGCGAGGGTCGTCGGGGAAGAGGCGTCGCTGCTAAAAAAGGGGCGAACGATCCCCAAACTGCTGTATTCGCTGGAAGAATAA